From a single Pararge aegeria chromosome 16, ilParAegt1.1, whole genome shotgun sequence genomic region:
- the LOC120630484 gene encoding uncharacterized protein LOC120630484 has product MGCTSSAPNMPEIAANTTETPEDDNSNVTYMKVGEDVIIDNDLKDTTVSKVLPICDSLEENIQLARNSNSFTKTDNEEREQENQMTNDVEIQEKKSEDESEDNKLLSTLKEVADQVILNTIHDDIDQTSTLHQETPNDKEENIITDTEENKAELVEQYSDEQTEAKEEQENVEESSSPSQSDGNRSTRWEALADIAAELPPSLAVDPITGQIYSLAK; this is encoded by the exons ATGGGCTGCACTAGCAGCGCTCCAAACATGCCCGAGATAGCCGCGAACACAACCG AGACACCGGAGGACGATAATAGTAATGTGACATATATGAAAGTAGGGGAGGATGTGATAATTGATAACGATTTAAAAGATACAACCGTCAGCAAAGTGCTTCCAATATGTGATAGTTTAGAAGAAAATATACAATTAGCTAGAAATAGTAATTCTTTTACGAAAACCGATAACGAAGAACGAGAGCAAG AGAATCAAATGACAAATGATGTGgaaattcaagaaaaaaaaagtgaagaTGAGTCCGaagacaataaattattatctacacTTAAAGAGGTGGCGGACCAAGTCATTTTAAACACTATACATGATGACATAGACCAAACATCAACATTACATCAGGAGACACCCAATGACAAAGAGGAAAATATAATTACTGATACTGAAGAGAATAAGGCAGAGTTAGTGGAACAATACAGTGATGAACAAACAGAAGCGAAAGA AGAGCAAGAGAATGTTGAAGAATCTTCGAGCCCAAGCCAATCAGATGGAAACAGATCAACACGTTGGGAAGCACTCGCAGACATAGCTGCAGAACTACCACCCTCACTTGCTGTGGATCCCATTACGGGCCAAATATATTCTCTAGCTAAATAA
- the LOC120630415 gene encoding 2-iminobutanoate/2-iminopropanoate deaminase-like: MSTANTESQKMVTKTIVTSPHIYKPVGPYSQAILADKTLYVSGMLGLDTQAQLVCGGAEAQIRQALENLKHVLAAGGSSLEAVVTMNILLVNIDDFEVVNRVYAQYFPKNCPARATYQVSKLPLGAAVEIVATALSGDLVIAEAGLNPCARI; the protein is encoded by the exons ATGTCCACCGCAAACACAGAGTCCCAGAAGATGGTGACGAAGACAATTGTTACTTCTCCGCATATTTACAAACCCGTCGGACCCTACAG CCAAGCTATTCTAGCAGACAAGACGCTGTATGTGTCGGGCATGTTAGGTTTGGATACCCAAGCCCAACTAGTATGCGGTGGCGCGGAGGCTCAAATTAGGCAGGCCTTGGAAAATTTGAAGCATGTATTGGCGGCGGGTGGATCCTCTCTCGAGGCTGTCGTGACTATGAATATACTATTAGTCAATATTGACGATTTCGAAGTCGTTAATCGAGTGTATGCACAAT ATTTTCCTAAAAACTGCCCGGCGCGAGCTACCTATCAAGTCAGCAAGTTGCCACTGGGTGCAGCAGTAGAGATCGTAGCAACTGCGTTGAGCGGGGACCTTGTCATAGCAGAAGCGGGACTAAATCCTTGTgctcgtatttaa
- the LOC120630662 gene encoding E3 ubiquitin-protein ligase RNF146-A, with amino-acid sequence MERDDQEQDCAICLQKYHHPAKLPCGHIFCFLCVKGIALLSKKCAICRTPIPADYFDHPVLLDNVKTDEILEPENEKYHWYYEGRNGWWKYDERSNVDLESAYNSNETECLLLLAGTLYCVDFQNNVQFRRSDPTKRRRVKRDLPTLPSKGIAGIKIIDTRQSEDLDNTSDVHTNNIENVEHENDIILLANVTIDTIQDDSTTVAQPIHTIDDLTDRLSHINLERAEQPRSDEEIVLQDHTENM; translated from the exons ATGGAAAGAGATGACCAag AACAAGACTGTGcaatttgtttacaaaaatatcatcatcctGCAAAGTTACCATGTGGTCATATATTCTGTTTCCTGTGTGTGAAG GGTATTGCCTTACTAAGCAAAAAGTGTGCAATATGCCGTACACCCATACCAGCAGACTACTTTGACCATCCAGTTTTATTAGATAACGTGAAAACAGATGAAATTTTGGAacctgaaaatgaaaaatatcacTGGTATTATGAGGGACGAAATG GTTGGTGGAAATATGATGAGCGAAGTAATGTCGACCTCGAATCTGCCTACAACTCTAATGAAACAGAGTGCTTGCTACTATTAGCAGGCACATTGTACTGTGTGgattttcaaaataatgttcAATTCCGTCGCAGTGATCCCACTAAACGCCGCCGAGTAAAAAGGGATTTACCGACACTACCCTCTAAAG GTATTGCagggataaaaattattgataCAAGACAATCTGAAGATTTAGATAATACTAGTGATGTTCATACAAATAACATAGAAAATGTAGAGCATGaaaatgatataatattattagcaaaTGTAACAATTGATACCATTCAGGATGATAGTACAACAGTTGCTCAACCTATCCACACAATTGATGATCTAACTGATAGGCTGAG ccATATAAACCTGGAAAGAGCAGAGCAACCAAGAAGCGATGAAGAAATTGTCTTACAAGACCATACAGAGAACATGTGA
- the LOC120630711 gene encoding eukaryotic translation initiation factor 5B, whose translation MRKRKSLKKADDESDASEPGAEPEEFQDSGEDWTPEADPVEPPARAGRKRATRPSLNNSKKKRKNSTTEESEEEAEEDEEGEDEEGELDEEEGSDEEKNGSDGNKSDSSQSKDIPKHFHSGNFVLLKSDVKWDGDSVISKLDEINLWKIDGKALLQKFIPMESNGKILHKCTCVYSGWNVDNRDNYYPITEILDRNPRTDSKEICVALDLDDLIKVRDK comes from the exons ATGCGTAAAAGAAAGTCACTCAAGAAAGCCGACGACGAATCCGATGCCTCCGAGCCTGGGGCTGAACCGGAAGAATTTCAAGATTCGGGAGAAGATTGGACGCCGGAAGCCGATCCG GTGGAACCACCTGCCCGTGCAGGAAGAAAACGAGCCACAAGACCATCACTCAACAACTCCAAAAAGAAACGTAAAAACTCAACAACTGAAGAAAGTGAAGAAGAGGCAGAAGAGGATGAAGAAGGTGAAGACGAGGAGGGTGAATTGGACGAAGAAGAAGGTTCAGATGAAGAAAAAAACGGTTCTGATGGAAATAAGTCTGACTCAAGTCAGTCAAAGGATATACCAAAGCATTTCCAT TCTGGGAACTTTGTTTTGTTGAAGTCTGATGTCAAATGGGATGGAGACTCTGTGATTTCCAAGTTGGATGAAATAAACTTGTGGAAAATAgatggaaaagctttattacaGAAATTTATACCAATGGaatcaaatggaaaaatattacACAAATGTACATGTGTG TATTCAGGATGGAATGTTGACAACCGTGACAATTACTACCCCATTACAGAAATATTGGACAGAAATCCTCGTACTGACTCTAAAGAAATATGTGTAGCATTAGATCTTGATGATCTTATCAAAGTAAGGGACAAGTAA
- the LOC120630350 gene encoding gamma-aminobutyric acid receptor-associated protein, whose product MKFQYKEEHSFEKRKTEGEKIRRKYPDRVPVIVEKAPKARLGDLDKKKYLVPSDLTVGQFYFLIRKRIHLRPEDALFFFVNNVIPPTSATMGSLYQEHHDEDFFLYIAFSDENVYGY is encoded by the coding sequence ATGAAATTTCAATATAAGGAAGAACACTCTTTCGAGAAAAGGAAGACAGAAGGAGAAAAGATACGCAGGAAATATCCGGATCGTGTTCCTGTCATTGTGGAGAAAGCACCCAAAGCTAGACTGGGAGACCTCGACAAAAAGAAGTATTTGGTGCCATCTGATTTAACTGTGGGGCAGTTTTACTTTTTGATCCGGAAGCGCATTCATCTACGTCCAGAAGATGCTTTGTTCTTTTTCGTGAACAACGTAATACCACCTACATCTGCTACAATGGGGTCGCTCTACCAGGAACATCATGACGAAgacttttttctttatattgcattttccgatgaaaatgtttatggatattaa